TGGTCCGCCTGGAGATCTCGACCGCGGCACTGGCCAACTGGCAGGCCAGCGGTGACCACCGCGTCAAGGTCATAGTCAACGGCGACGAGGAGGTGTTCGAGTTCCGCTCATGAGTCTCGCAAGCAACGATCTGTTCTCGCTCGGACTGGACGATCACGACCGACTGAACAAGGAACTGGGCGGTGGCATCCCGCCCGGGAGTATCATCCTCGTCGAGGGTGACTACGGGGCCGGGAAATCGGCGATGAGCCAGCGGTTCGCCTACGGCCTCTGCGAGGAAGGGATCGACGTGACCTACCTCTCGACGGAGCTGACCGTCGGGAGCTTCCTCGATCAGATGCACTCGCTGTCCTACGGGATGGTCGATCACATCTTAGACGAGAACATCCTCTTCCTCCACGCCGATATCGGGGAATCGAACGCCCTGACCGGCAACAACCAGGAGGAAGAGGACCGCAAGGAGCTGCTCAAGCGACTGATGGAGGCCGACGTGATGTGGAACAGCGACGTCATCATCATCGACACGTTCGACGCCATCCTCCGGAACGACCCCAAGTTCGAGGCGCTGGTCCGGCAGAACGAGGAACGCCAGGCCGCTCTGGAGGTCATCTCCTACTTCCGGGACGTGATCTCCCAGGGCAAGTGTGTGATGTTGACCGTCGACCCCTCGACGCTGGACGAGGAAGCGATCGGCCCGTTCCGGGCCATCGCCGACGTGTTCATCGAGCTGGAGATGATCGAGGTCGGCAACGACGTGCGCCGACAGATCAACGTCCTCCGGTTCGCGGGGATGGGCGAACAGGTCGGTGACACCATCGGGTTCTCGGTACGGTCGGGAACCGGCATCGTCATCGAATCCAGGAGTGTTGCATAATGACAGACCACGGACGAGCCAAACCATCCGACGAACTGCGACAGATGGCCGCGCGACGACCACACCTGCGTGACCACCTGAAGAAGTTCAAACAGATCACCGGGGAGTTCCCTATGCTCATCGACGAGGCCGACGGCGACTACGAGTCCGACCGGCCGAACGTCCTCTATCCCGTCGGTGGCCCCATCTTCTGTCACGTGTACGGTGACGTGGGTCAGGACAAGAAATACTACGCCATCGAACCGGAACTCGACGAGGAGGAACAGGTCGTCTTCGGGAAGGTCCGCAACCGCCTGCTGGAGAAAAGCGTCAACAAGCCTGCCCCCGAGAGCGAGGCCCAGTACGACGACCGGATCGAGGAACTGCTCCAGGAGACGACGACGGTCAAAAACGAGGACGGGAACGACGGGGTGCTCACGCGGCTGTCGAACCTCACGAGCGTCGGCAGCGTCGAGGTCACCCAGTCGACCTACGAGAACATCCTCTACCGGCTCAACCGCGACATCGTCGGCCTCGGACCGCTCGAACCGGTGATGCGCGACCCGGCCAACGAGGATATCCACGTCATCGGCCGCAGCGAGTGTCACGTCGACCACGGCGTCTACGGCATGCTGGAGACGACCGTCGAGTGGGAGTCAGAGGAGGCCTTCGACCAGTGGCTCAGAAACATGGGCGAGCGGATGGGCGATCCCGTCTCCGACTCCGACCCGATCGTCGACTCGACGCTGCCCGACGGCTCGCGTCTGAACCTCATCTACTCCGACGACGTCTCGCTGAAAGGCCCCTCGCTGACCATCCGCCAGGGCGACGAGGTGCCCCTGTCGATCTTCCAGATCACGAAGTGGATGACCCTCTCGCCGGAACTGGCGGCGTATCTCTGGCTCTGTCTGGAGAACGAACAGACCGTCTTCGTGGTCGGGGAGACCGCGTCCGGGAAGACGACGACGCTGAACGCCATCACCTCGTTCATCCCCGACGACGCCAAGATCTACACCGCGGAGGACACCGCCGAGGTGCTCCCGCCACACAACACCTGGCAGCAACTGCTCACCCGTGAGGGTGAAGACGAGGGGACCAGCATCGACATGTTCGACCTGGTCGCGGCCGCCCTCCGTTCGCGCCCCGACTAC
Above is a window of Haloarcula halophila DNA encoding:
- a CDS encoding ATPase domain-containing protein, which produces MSLASNDLFSLGLDDHDRLNKELGGGIPPGSIILVEGDYGAGKSAMSQRFAYGLCEEGIDVTYLSTELTVGSFLDQMHSLSYGMVDHILDENILFLHADIGESNALTGNNQEEEDRKELLKRLMEADVMWNSDVIIIDTFDAILRNDPKFEALVRQNEERQAALEVISYFRDVISQGKCVMLTVDPSTLDEEAIGPFRAIADVFIELEMIEVGNDVRRQINVLRFAGMGEQVGDTIGFSVRSGTGIVIESRSVA
- a CDS encoding type II/IV secretion system ATPase subunit is translated as MTDHGRAKPSDELRQMAARRPHLRDHLKKFKQITGEFPMLIDEADGDYESDRPNVLYPVGGPIFCHVYGDVGQDKKYYAIEPELDEEEQVVFGKVRNRLLEKSVNKPAPESEAQYDDRIEELLQETTTVKNEDGNDGVLTRLSNLTSVGSVEVTQSTYENILYRLNRDIVGLGPLEPVMRDPANEDIHVIGRSECHVDHGVYGMLETTVEWESEEAFDQWLRNMGERMGDPVSDSDPIVDSTLPDGSRLNLIYSDDVSLKGPSLTIRQGDEVPLSIFQITKWMTLSPELAAYLWLCLENEQTVFVVGETASGKTTTLNAITSFIPDDAKIYTAEDTAEVLPPHNTWQQLLTREGEDEGTSIDMFDLVAAALRSRPDYIIVGEVRGEEGRMAFQAAQTGHPVMLTFHASDIVSMIQRFTGEPINVPETFMDVADVALFQNRVKQGDDVLRRVTSVQEIEGYSKEMDGVVTRQVFNWDPVEDEIVFQGMNNSFVLEEQIATLLGYEDTRDIYDDLEFRADIIRRAIQEGITGYHEVNDFISDFQRDGIEGIPFNMTRPD